TCACGCCGTTGCGGGCGGCACGGGCGTGCTGCTTGAACGAGCCGAAGCCCGGCAGCGTGACGGCGTTGCCCTTCTTGACGTTGGTGACGACCGCGTCGAGCAGCGTTTCCAGGATGCGACCGGCTTCGGCCTTGGTCAGTTCGTGCTTGGAGGCCAGGTGCTCGATCAGTTCGGTTTTGTTCATTCTTTCGTTTCTATCGGTTGCGCCCGCCATTCGCGGGCTGCCGCATTGTGACGGAAACTTCGGGCCAATCGGCACGAGACGCCCGTTTGGGTGCATGGACACTGTGTGGGAATCCCGGAAGGGTGGTCGCGACGCAACGACGGAATTGTGCAAACATGCCGTCTTCGAGATTCGGCCGAGGGCCGTGGGGAGCGTGCTCTGGTGTGGATCAAGCGGTTGGTGTGGGCCCTCGCGGCCCTCGTGGTGCTCACCGGTGCGGTCTGGCTGGGCGCGCCCCCATTGATGAAGTCGCAGGGCGAGGCGCGGCTCACTGAGATGCTCGGCCGCACCGTCACGCTCGGGCGCGTGAGCATCCATCCGTGGCGCCTTCAACTCGTGGTCGAGGACATCGCCATCGCGGGGGCGGCCGGTGATGCGGCGCCGCTGCTGACCATCGACCGCCTGCTCGCGAACGTCTCGGCCAGTTCGGCGTTCCGCCGCGCGCCGGTGCTCGAAGCGATCGAACTCACGCGTCCGCGTGTCCGCGTGGCGCACACCGCGGCGGGCCGCTACGACATCGACGACCTCATCACCCGCTTCACGCCGAAGCCTTCGAGCGAGCCGGCCGGCGAGCCCGCGCGTTTCGCGCTCTACAACGTGCAGGTCACCGATGGCGAGGCGCGGTTCGACGACCGCCCGGCGGGCCGCGTGCACGAGCTCAAGCAGCTGCAGCTGTCGCTGCCGTTCCTGTCGAACCTGCCGGCCCAGGTGGAGGTGAAGGTCGAGCCGCGCCTCGCGTTCCTGCTGAACGGAGCGTCGT
This genomic stretch from Piscinibacter gummiphilus harbors:
- a CDS encoding HU family DNA-binding protein produces the protein MAGATDRNERMNKTELIEHLASKHELTKAEAGRILETLLDAVVTNVKKGNAVTLPGFGSFKQHARAARNGVNPSTGAKIKIAAAKLPKFTPGAGFKAAVDPKAAARKAAKAPAPKKAAPAKKAKKA